One Rhipicephalus microplus isolate Deutch F79 chromosome 4, USDA_Rmic, whole genome shotgun sequence genomic window carries:
- the LOC142814375 gene encoding uncharacterized protein LOC142814375 — MVATLTRSHLLLLATRVAKAIVRRRQRRQREHRCWVRPVFLARRQEGLYHTAMRRMREGDQQFFFKFYRMSPALFDKLLGFVAADLTRQHFIREPLEPGERLAITLSYLASGLDICNVALAYRVGIETARRSIHVTCRAIWARLKDHFMKVGNVRACIKFSFCKWYQPRLTGPRLLATSPGVGSSQTVWGLLTGSTSPSPARGNLEVPSSITRVLSPLC; from the exons ATGGTCGCAACGCTGACTCGCAGCCATCTGCTCCTGCTAGCTACGCGAGTAGCGAAGGCAATCGTCAGAAGGCGGCAGCGAAGGCAACGAGAGCACCGTTGCTGGGTGCGGCCTGTCTTCTTGGCGCGAAGACAGGAAGGCCTGTACCACACAGCC ATGCGTCGAATGCGGGAAGGCgaccagcagtttttttttaagttttaccGTATGTCACCCGCGCTGTTCGACAAGTTGCTGGGCTTTGTTGCTGCGGACTTGACACGGCAGCACTTCATACGAGAGCCCCTGGAGCCAGGCGAAAGGCTTGCAATAACCTTGAG CTACCTGGCTTCAGGGCTGGACATCTGCAATGTGGCCCTCGCCTACCGTGTCGGCATTGAAACTGCTCGGAGAAGCATTCACGTGACCTGTAGAGCCATTTGGGCTCGTCTGAAGGACCACTTTATGAAGGTGGGTAACGTCAGAGCCTGTATAAAATTTTCTTTCTGTAAATG GTACCAACCAAGGCTGACTGGGCCGAGATTGCTGGCGACTTCACCCGGCGTTGGCAGTTCCCAAACTGTTTGGGGGCTGTTGacgggaagcacgtcgccatCACCTGCCCGCGGAAATCTGGAAGTGCCTTCTTCAATTACAAG GGTACTTTCTCCATTGTGCTGA